In Labrus mixtus chromosome 22, fLabMix1.1, whole genome shotgun sequence, the genomic window ATTCTCAGGACTACAGCCAGGGACATCAGGAACAAGAATCCATTGGAAGTTTCTTGTCACCTctcatagatttttttaaaataaaataatcaaaattaCTAAAATATCAGTGTCTCTATGCAATTTGAGCAGAATTAAACTTTAATTATCTCAAAAAATCtacagtaaaatctgctgaaaaTTCTCAGGACTACAGCCAGGGACATCAGGAACAAGAGTTTCACAAGTTTATTGTCCCctcagatttttcaaaataaaagaataatcaatATTACTAAAATATCTAAGTGTCTGAGTGCAATTTGAGCAGAATTAAACTTTAATTATCTAAAAAACGATACAGTAAAATCTGCTAAAAAAAATTCTCAGGACCAGAGGAATTGTGAggaacaatttttttttgttaaattcgtattcatattttacatttcatattccATAACAAGTTGCTGTAACAAGCGGCCGCATTCCTTTCTGGGCGCTTCAAGTGTCCTTGTATAGATGCGCTTTATTTTTTCAAGCGGCGGCTGGCTTGACTGGTGTTTTGCAAACGATGGCTCACTTGACCGCGGTCAAACAAATAGGACTAGAGAAGATCCAGGACCCCGATAAagatgtagaaaaaaagaatatagcCGACCTGTGTCAGGGGTCAAGTGGCACTTCGTTTCCGATGGTAGGCTAGTCCACGAAATCCAACAGGTTCTTCAGTCAGCGCACAAACAGCTCTGCGTGTGTTGGCTACTTTAGAATTAACACTGAATCTTTACCTCCCCCTTCCGCCCATCCACAGGTGTTGCTAATGACTTTAAAGGGCTAGTCTGCACTTTCCTCTGCTGGTTCCAGCTTCACTGCGTTTAAGATACTTGCACTTTTAAAAGGACGACACAAGATGGCAGTGTGTGCCTAAACTCCAATCTAAAATATATATCTGATATATTTGGTTTGAATCAAAGTTCTGGGGGTTTCATCACAATTTTTAAACATGATAAAAGCAGTTATGGTTACGTTTATCCCAAAAGAGCCATAGTTAACACAGCTAAATTAGTAAAGACATGAGGAGCTAACATGAAAGCAGAAGAAGACATCCAAAAATACAATGCAGATCACTGATCTCATGAAGATACTGCCTGAAAGCAAACAGGGACTAGAGCGTTCCCTTTCCTAGAACTAATTTGAATCTCCATTAAAATACTACATGCAGAAACCTATATTAGAATAGAGGAAAACTACTGAGACATTGTTTTTGACAGGGAGAACCAGAAAAGACTTATCTTTAGTGCCAGACCAAGAGCAAAattcaaatcaatattttaatcATCAAATGATAACACAAGTTTGAGTTCAACCAACAATATAGCAGGATCATTGGTTAAACTGGAGAGTTTGTTACACaatgaaatgttaaaagtgTGAATTTGACGGCTAAAGATATTCAATAGCCCCAGTCTTGAAGAGATACATTACATGACTGAAACGTTTTCATTCTTCGGCGTGTGCAAATACCTCGAGGATGTGTTTTCATCACCGGCTCAGTGTTTGTCTCAAAGTGGTcattcttaaaaatatatatttgtattgctGAGAGATGAAATCCTGTGTGGTCTAGTTTTGATAAGATTGTAGATTGTCAGGTCAGTGCTGATGTTTCCACCTGATGTTTGAACATAATGAGGTTAGACTTTGGAGGAGTAATCACATCTTGTagaaaaataattcagtttAAAGGAATCCCTGATGATCTGGAGTCTTCATAAAACAGCAGGGTGTGAGGAATGTCAGTCACGGCtcagcattgtgtgtgtgtatgtgtcacacCACACTCTGCCTGTTGCTGTCGCTGCTGTGTGTCGACCCTACTGAACAGCGGCGTGAGAAGTCCAGGAAGATGCCGTCGTGCTCTGGCTCAGAGTCCAAAGACTCCAGGACGTTGTCTATCATGATCTCTGGACTGGATGCAGGACTGGGACCGGAGCTAGTGTCATGAGCCAGGACTCTGGAGGACGCGGAGGAGTCTGACACCAGCGAGCCTGTGCAGAGAGTGTCCTCAGCTGGGGACGGCTCAGGGAGGATGCAGGGGGAGTGATGCTGgggctggagagggaggggacCTGCAGGACTGTCAGAGTCTGTGGGCGGGGGATCCTGGCTGGTGGTCacagtgtctgcagagaggatggagaagaCTTTTGAGAATTAATCATCACAATGATTCACATTCTACGGTTATATCATAAAAATTTGCTTTAAACAATTACAATGTAAAATGTGAAAAGTCATCTTAAGCTATGACCAGACCAGAAATAAAAGCCCTTGTGACCTTGAAAGTTGTACCTGTTAATGaatcatttcttttcattgccAGTGTATTTTTACCTGAAAGTGCAGCAGAGGCTCCTGAAGCTGGAGAATGGCTGGCGAGGCTGGATGTGCTGGTGTTATTGGTTGTCGATTCGGCCACAGAGCTTGACTCCTCCAAGCAGGAAGTCATCTCAGAGACTGAGTGTCGTCTGATACTTGCGGTGCCTCCTGTGGAGGAGTCGACGTCGTACTCTACCACAGGGGTCAGCATGGGAACGTTGTAGCTCTTGGAGCGTACCACTGGGTTCTTGGCGGCAGGAGAGTTACCTGGTTTGGAGGGCCAGGAACGCTGTAAACGCTTTTCTGGAGGGAGAAAAGTTGTGTTAGAATTTCAATAACGCAAAAATTAAAAGCACAAgataacaaaagaacaaacgTGATCTTTGCTCTTGTAATCTTATAAAGCCCTGTACACTCACATAGAAGATTGATTCTATTCTACCTGTAATGCCAAGTAATTCTTCTACTCTCTGTAATAGGTATACATACCTAAAAGGCAGGAGGAGCAGTGCAAATTAGAAGATCCATCTCTGGAATATAAGCCATGAGTCCCGAGGTACGGAGAGACCACCTTCTGAATAAGAGACTCCAGACGAAGGTAGTCATCAGTTACACCCTTAGATTCATGGACTccctacatcacacacacaaaaacaaacaaagaaacaaacaaagaaaaacaatagtTTGGGTTAGCCAgtaattgtgtgtttgtgggacgGTTGTAGTGGAAACTTTAAAGGCCAGAAAACatgtaaagaaaaggaaacaaagaaacaaagaaatacagaaagaaagaaagaagatttgttgttgttgcaaaaaGCCGATCTGTGTCTGAATCACAACTACAATTGTACAGTTGTTACCAAATTATCAGTAATGCAGATGGTCTTACTTGTTCCAATGgcacaaatgtgtgtttctatacTTTCTACAGGAAGCGCAGAGTGTACTTTATGTTTGTGAGTAGatcagttgcaaaaaaaaaaaagccaacaaaatgaatgatgccATGGGCTGTAAACGCAGAGCCGTGAAGAATGGGACACACAAACTGTTCCGTGAAAGAGACTTCTCTGTTTAGACCATTTAAAGACATACGATAAAAGCGGTTTAAACTTTGAATCAGTTTTTGTCAATTTCATGGTTTTGATACACTTCAAGATCAATTTTCATGCCGACTGCCACACATCTGTGTCCAGATCTTACTCAAAAGTCGTCCTGTAAAAAAGGAAAGATCAACGACATGCAGTTCTCTGAATCACTAAGCCTATGCATCAAAAGCACAGCTCAGAAACAAACCACATAAGAAGACCAGACCTCTGAGAATTGGCGTCACAGAAGGAGAGGGAAATCACTAACAGATGAAACAATAAGtaacaaaacagagagaaagaaaatgacaggaaaatgttcttttattgtGTCATATTTTACTCTCTACACTTGCGATGGTGTCTGGAAGCATCAGATTAGGTAAACCGGAAAGCAGTCCAAAAAAGCTCTCCCCTAGCATCTTTTTACTTTGATCATTCatacaatgtttaaaaacacaatgatgCATGGATGGAGGAGGGTAAACTATCAGAGCAGCCCTTATTAgtaaaatatggatgaaaaaTGTAAGACTTCCAGAATGTGTTTTCTGCATGATGAGTAAAGAAACACATCCGttaaatgaaacatgaacatctctcttcctgtttccaAAGAAAATGAAGGTAAGAGACAACTTACTGTCAGCACTCACAAATAACTGCACAGCgattaagaaataaataaacctggGTCACATGATGAACACTATCACTTGACAAATAGGGATCATAAACTGGGTTGATTTCATTGGCCTGTTACTCGCTGTTTCTcacaatcatttattttctaaatatgtTTGAACTAAAATATATTATCAAGGGGATATTCAAATGTCTGTGCTTTTGCGCTCTTAGAAAACTAGATCAACTTTATGTTGCCAAAAAGGTCAGAAAAATGATTAaccttctgtttgtgtctgcataTCTGAGGAATAGGGGTCTGAAGGAGCAGTGTAAACATGGAGAattcacacagacaaacactgacacaactATTCAGACACAGGCGGGACGCAGAGGGCACTGAGTGGTCATGGGAAGATTACTccgctctgtgttcacactgagaTTACTTCCTGTGAGATCcctttacaagaaaaaaaaaaaaaagcagctcttTGCTCCTCTTTTCCCCATCTGTTGTCATTTAACCTTCACTACTGGTTTTGAAAGTGTGCGGATACAAAGAGATAAAGTCAGAGGCTGCCAGAATAAGaggttaaaaaagaaaggtacaaataaagaaagaggttgtgtgtgtgggtgtgtgtgtgtgtgtgtgtgtgtacctgtagtaTTAGCAGCATCTGTATGATAGAAGGAGGAACTCTGGCTCGCGGTCGAGAAAGAGCCTCGTCCAGTTTCAGGTTGAGGGTGATGATGTTTCTGAAGTGGAGCAGAGCCAGCTGACGCACAGACGGCTCCTTtccctggacacacacacacacacacacacacacacacacacacacacacacacacacacacacacacacacacacacacacacacacacacacacacacacacacacacacacacacacacacacacacacacacagcgttgtCAACACACAGCTTTGTAAGGAGAATCTAAGGATGTGCATTGCTCACTGTGTGTACCTGTACAGGATAAAAGATGGCTTGCAGCATTGACAGAacatcacagaagaagaagtcccATGTGTCAGCCAGGGAGTCTAAAAGCTTCTGACCTTtaatgaaaaaagagaacaacatatAAGAATAGATCCAAAGGGTCAAAAAGATTACAGCGTCAAAGGACAAAAAGTCAGCAAGACATAATGAGAtgaaatgttttagaaaaatCTCAGTGTTgggattaaaaaatgtttttatcagagATCTTTAATGTGATTTGTAATCATAGCAAAGGTGATTTTAACGACATGCTAATGTTACACATTGTGTTGATACAGCCTGTTACTTATAAAGTAAAATCTCTATGAATAAAACATTACCAACAGAAGAACTAGTCAAAGTAAATGAGAGTGTTGGACTTCTTTGCTAGTTTCCTTGTTCTCTGTCTCACATGAAACACAGACTTATGATACACGTCACAAACTTCATAGGTCATTTGCAGAGACTTAAAAACTCAGTGGTTTGTCTTATCTTAATTTGCTCTCTAACTGTGGTTTAATTGACGTAAGGgaacacttcctgtctggttgctgtttttgtgtcagtgtgagttCTCCATTTCAAAAGTGTCTTAAAGAAAGGTCACACATAAGCCACAACAGAGAGCTGATTGATttcagtttcttgttctaaCCTCCTCACTGGCTCGCTGTaactctgtgtttatgtgtggggAGATAAAGCCAGCTAAGACTTACAGTACAAGGGTTAACTCTGCATCTGATATCTTGGTCAATTATTCTTTTTTCCTGCTAGACCTTTGGTTTTTGTcacattgagattaaaaaaaaaaaaaaagactaaacaatCATCTTTAAACTTTTCCTGAAATGACTCACTGGCACTGTGAACACTCCTCATAAAGGGCCTAAGGCTGTTAACTAATACTGTTTAGCCTTTAGTCTTTTATATCtgattcattctgttttttattgtgcaCATTGTACGTTATGCGTTACATGTCttgtgtcatgttttattttatgtaagtTGCACCGagcaaatttccccctggggacAATAAACTATATCTGATATAATCTCAAACTGATTGTTACTGTTATATGGGTACAAGAAAATGTTGACATCATTGTTTTGAATCACATATTTTATTGCAGGATTTCGCTTTCTTGGGAATCTCCTATTCCACCATCTAACACTTAAATATCATGTTTCTGTAAaagtgagaaaataaatactattTAATATTAATAAGTTCATCAAGTGCACCTTTAagattgcacattttttttaaccttttttaagaCAAGTAATGAAAATAGAGAGgggaaaagtgtaaaaaaaaaactggtcaAAACTGCCCAATAGTAAGTGCATGCTTAGGTGATCTCCACATGTATCTAGAAGATGTACATTCTGCATTCCTCGTCTCCTGGTTGGTTGTTTGTCTAAGCAGTTTGTCATTTTAGCAttcaggtttgtgtttgtgtgtaccttCATAGAAGCGGATCTTGTCTCTCAGTATTACCATCCCCTTAGTGAGCAGCTGGTTCTGAAGGTACTCTGTGAAGAAGGAGCCCAGCTCTGTCTTCAGCAGCTGCCTGTCAATAAGATGAGTAACATGAGCTTCTAGTcctctgactgctcaaagctgCTTTGAttctacatgtcacattcaacCATTCACACAATGAGGGCAGAGACTGCTACTGCACACAAAGTGTCCAACTGCCCATCTGCACTTTTTTATTCACGCGCTGCTTGcatagcagcaggagcaatttggggttcagggtactgcaggagctggggaccaaacccccaacctgccagctgagagacgaccaactctaccaccaAGGTCTCATGAGTACTTCTTAAAAATTCATACTGTAGGCTGTCACTTACACAGACAAAGCACACACTCTTCTAGTAATACCtcacaaacatgaaacacaactAATGAGTTCTCAAACACAGATGGGCTGCTGTGTTTGACCAGCAGCAGACTCAGGAAATGAGAAAGACGTTGTTACATAAATAAGATTCAGATTAGTAGGAAATAAATTAACTTGTGTatgtggaaaagaaaagacCACTGTAGCAACAGTAACAtagaataatgtgtttttatgaagcCTTTTGGTCATGAGCCCTTGTGTGCTGTTTCAATTGAATACACCCCAGGCCATGTTATACTCTTTGGGACTATCTTTGtaatgtgtgtacgtgtatgtACAATAAATGTCTGTGCCATATTTACTGTACATAACTGGAGACAGTTTTGACAGTACTGTCTAAACTGCCCTCAGCTACACTACAATTACACACAGCAGTGTTTCCTCTGTAAACTCAACCTATCTTCTTCTAATTACAGCAtccttaaagtgtttttaatttggtGGACTAAACTGTCAAGAACTTTTACTTGGAAAGTGTCAAGTTGTCATGCTGCAGCCTAAATGTGGCAAGTCGAAGCTGCCTTTTGGCTTATATTGGGCCCAGAGTACCTCTGCTTTAAATTAAACCCAACGCTACAGCAAGGGAGGGAAATTACAGGAGAAAACACTATAATTGAGTCTGGTCCTAAAATACAAACCAGCTCAAGCACACCATTTGACACTGGTGTTTCTTATGGTCggcaagagagaaaaaaacaaacaaataaaacaagagagCTAACCTGACACCTTCATTCAGAGTGTAGAGCTCATTTTCCCCAAGATCCTTCCTCTGGAAAACTGATATCACTGCGCTGTGGATACTGAGAATACAAACACACGACAGGGTTTAGTGTGCAAACATTGATCCTTTATATTGAGATATATATAGTGGATTGTTTGGGTCTTTTTAATATACATAAATCTCTGTTCATATGAGAAAATATCTCAGATCAAAGCATCCACCCAGAGAGAGCTGGACTGATGTATGTCATATCATTTTCTTCTTTGGGCTGTCCAGGTTTGTCAGCTTGAGTCATATGAtttcaagatgaaaaaaaaaaacatgcaaacttgGTAAAAGCCATAACATAGAGAGTCGAAAGAatttaaaagacaacaaacacaagaaagaaaaaaagatagaacGCCATAAAGGGTCAGGAGGGGAATGGACTTGTTCCAAAGagagttcttcttctttctgctctttgCATGTCTCGTGTAACATAAAGCTCAAACGCTGTAAATATAACcaggaaaacaagagaaaagacCGGAGAAGAAAGGGATCTATGATGCAGAAGGAGACTGAAAGAGGAGTGAGGGATGGAGATAAACGAGACTGTGATGGACCCTGAGggaaaagagacaaaaggaCATGATGTCCATGAAtgtgaggtaaaaaaaagggtttgtATTTATAGCATAAA contains:
- the LOC132956160 gene encoding proline-rich protein 5-like isoform X1, yielding MEREGSFRRSLHSKLRLGGGSSSSLTDLSQAKTSGGGGGDKGGLAEECSRDKGTQQRRAGANATWNGIHSAVISVFQRKDLGENELYTLNEGVRQLLKTELGSFFTEYLQNQLLTKGMVILRDKIRFYEGQKLLDSLADTWDFFFCDVLSMLQAIFYPVQGKEPSVRQLALLHFRNIITLNLKLDEALSRPRARVPPSIIQMLLILQGVHESKGVTDDYLRLESLIQKVVSPYLGTHGLYSRDGSSNLHCSSCLLEKRLQRSWPSKPGNSPAAKNPVVRSKSYNVPMLTPVVEYDVDSSTGGTASIRRHSVSEMTSCLEESSSVAESTTNNTSTSSLASHSPASGASAALSDTVTTSQDPPPTDSDSPAGPLPLQPQHHSPCILPEPSPAEDTLCTGSLVSDSSASSRVLAHDTSSGPSPASSPEIMIDNVLESLDSEPEHDGIFLDFSRRCSVGSTHSSDSNRQSVV
- the LOC132956160 gene encoding proline-rich protein 5-like isoform X2; translation: MEREGSFRSLHSKLRLGGGSSSSLTDLSQAKTSGGGGGDKGGLAEECSRDKGTQQRRAGANATWNGIHSAVISVFQRKDLGENELYTLNEGVRQLLKTELGSFFTEYLQNQLLTKGMVILRDKIRFYEGQKLLDSLADTWDFFFCDVLSMLQAIFYPVQGKEPSVRQLALLHFRNIITLNLKLDEALSRPRARVPPSIIQMLLILQGVHESKGVTDDYLRLESLIQKVVSPYLGTHGLYSRDGSSNLHCSSCLLEKRLQRSWPSKPGNSPAAKNPVVRSKSYNVPMLTPVVEYDVDSSTGGTASIRRHSVSEMTSCLEESSSVAESTTNNTSTSSLASHSPASGASAALSDTVTTSQDPPPTDSDSPAGPLPLQPQHHSPCILPEPSPAEDTLCTGSLVSDSSASSRVLAHDTSSGPSPASSPEIMIDNVLESLDSEPEHDGIFLDFSRRCSVGSTHSSDSNRQSVV